Proteins found in one Enterococcus sp. 9D6_DIV0238 genomic segment:
- the chbG gene encoding chitin disaccharide deacetylase, translating into MGKVIINSDDFGYSRGVNYGIIDAYREGILTSTTLMANMPGFEQAVQLKKENPDLGVGVHLTLTCGQPLLKNVDTLMDGKGSFKKLAYYEQPFEIDLDELYQEWNSQIQKVYRSGIVPTHLDSHHHAHTFGQNQEVVVALAKKYDLPVRGNFEEKEQVRHVDYFERFFDDVGVDEPKERQIDKGIDEYLADLLEKLRSVKTTEIMCHTAYIDQELYQGSGFVFPRINQVEFLIHSEFAKTVKQDKEIELVTYREIC; encoded by the coding sequence ATGGGAAAAGTAATTATCAACTCAGACGATTTTGGATACAGCCGCGGGGTGAATTATGGGATCATCGATGCTTATCGTGAAGGGATTTTGACTTCAACCACGCTAATGGCGAATATGCCGGGATTTGAACAGGCAGTCCAGTTGAAAAAAGAAAATCCAGATTTAGGTGTTGGCGTTCATTTGACATTGACTTGTGGACAACCACTTTTAAAAAATGTTGATACATTGATGGATGGAAAGGGTTCTTTTAAGAAATTAGCTTATTATGAACAACCTTTTGAAATCGATTTGGATGAGCTATACCAAGAATGGAATAGTCAAATTCAAAAGGTTTATCGTTCAGGGATCGTACCTACTCATTTAGACAGTCATCATCATGCACACACTTTTGGACAAAATCAGGAAGTAGTTGTTGCTCTAGCAAAGAAATATGATTTGCCGGTTCGCGGGAATTTTGAAGAAAAAGAGCAGGTGCGTCATGTTGATTACTTTGAGCGATTCTTTGATGATGTAGGCGTAGATGAGCCGAAGGAACGTCAAATAGACAAAGGAATCGATGAATATTTAGCGGATCTGCTGGAAAAATTAAGATCGGTAAAAACAACGGAGATCATGTGTCATACAGCTTATATCGATCAAGAGTTATACCAGGGATCAGGGTTTGTTTTTCCACGAATCAATCAGGTCGAATTTTTGATTCATTCAGAGTTTGCGAAAACAGTGAAACAGGATAAGGAGATCGAACTGGTCACGTATCGGGAGATTTGCTGA